A genomic window from Silene latifolia isolate original U9 population chromosome Y, ASM4854445v1, whole genome shotgun sequence includes:
- the LOC141633041 gene encoding uncharacterized protein LOC141633041: MLPKKHLSGSEKRKRRKLVEELNKSQQGAIDKFLIRNVDVVHENLDHPNENLGDDIDDSNLDDQSEPTIPTNNDIDGEETIPSIDIYDPINWTNLSNKIRDSIIKKGPIRELNLDYPCDDNNRHFKYAYFSRKLNNGEISDRKWLIYYKHADKVFCFYCKLFKSINNKSLLPNDGLSDWKHIIDRLKHHENSNEHMNNMSTWNETRIRLDNNETIDKNLLEAIMKEKDRWRQVLVRIFSAVKCLATHNLALRGSHEKLYQDSNGNFLGLIEMIAEFDVIMQDHVKRIQNRDIHHHYLGHRIQNELISLLANNVKCSIIKIIKDAKYFSIILDCTPDIAHQEQMTLVVRCVNMSAKKLQIEEYFLEFLEVNDTSGLGLFNVLQNVLKCLDLNVHDIRGQGYENGSNMKGKHQGVQKRLLEVNPSALYMPCACHSLNLALSDMAHSCIRATSFFGIVQHLYTLFSSSTKRWKILLANVPELTLKCLSNTRWERRIKSVKAIRFQTPQLRLALSILYDSCVNDAKSKSEAESLYNALGSFEFLLGIVIWYDILFVINMVSKKLQSKSMCIDITIEQVQGILSYFEKFRDEGFTSSMNIAKSIALKMDVEPTLPTKRRVIRKRHFDETNQDDEQNKSPEELFKHEYFFVVVDMAITSLKTIFEQLKTFESILGFLFDSNKLKSLDENELRGRCVTFHSTYTSDVDLNDLYSELKVIQSTLPNKLMSATEILEFVISADCYPNASIAYRIF, from the exons ATGTTGCCTAAAAAACATTTATCCGGAAGTGAAAAAAGGAAAAGGAGAAAACTTGTTGAAGAGTTGAATAAATCACAACAAGGTGCTATTGACAAATTTCTTATTAGAAATGTGGATGTGGTTCATGAAAATTTAGATCACCCAAATGAAAATTTAGGTGATGATATTGATGATAGTAATTTagatg ATCAGTCAGAGCCAACAATTCCTACTAATAATGACATCGATGGAGAAGAGACAATTCCTTCTATTGATATTTATGATCCTATAAATTGGACTAATCTTAGTAATAAGATAAGGGACTCTATAATTAAAAAGGGGCCTATAAGAGAATTGAATCTTGACTATCCATGTGATGATAACAATAGGCATTTTAAATATGCTTATTTTTCTAGAAAGTTGAATAATGGTGAGATTAGTGATAGAAAATGGTTAATTTATTATAAACATGCTGATAAAGTATTTTGTTTTTATTGTAAGTTGTTCAAATCTATCAATAACAAAAGTTTGTTACCAAATGATGGTTTAAGTGACTGGAAACATATTATTGACAGACTCAAGCATCATGAAAATAGTAATGAGCATATGAATAATATGTCTACTTGGAATGAAACGAGAATAAGGCTAGATAATAatgaaacaattgataaaaacttGCTGGAAGCTATAATGAAAGAGAAAGACCGATGGAGGCAAGTGTTAGTTAGAATATTTTCAGCTGTAAAATGTCTTGCCACTCATAATTTGGCTTTAAGAGGATCACATGAAAAACTATATCAAGATAGTAATGGTAATTTCTTAGGATTGATTGAAATGATTGCGGAGTTTGATGTAATAATGCAAGATCATGTTAAACGCATTCAAAATCGGGATATTCATCATCATTATCTTGGGCATAGAATTCAAAATGAATTGATTTCCCTTTTAGCTAATAATGTGAAATGTTCTATAATAAAGATTATCAAAGACGCAAAATATTTTTCAATAATTCTTGATTGTACCCCTGATATTGCTCATCAAGAGCAAATGACTCTTGTTGTACGATGTGTGAATATGTCGGCCAAAAAATTACAAATTGAGGAGTACTTTTTAGAGTTCTTGGAAGTGAATGATACATCAGGATTAGGACTTTTTAATGTATTACAAAATGTTTTAAAGTGCCTTGATCTGAATGTTCATGATATAAGGGGTCAAGGTTATGAAAACGGCTCCAATATGAAAGGGAAACATCAAGGTGTACAAAAGCGTCTACTAGAAGTAAATCCAAGCGCATTATATATGCCTTGTGCTTGTCATAGTTTGAATCTTGCTCTTAGTGACATGGCACATTCTTGCATTAGAGCTACTTCATTTTTTGGAATTGTTCAACACTTGTATACTTTGTTTTCTAGTTCTACAAAAAGATGGAAAATTTTGCTTGCTAATGTCCCTGAACTTACTTTAAAATGTTTATCTAATACTCGTTGGGAGAGACGAATTAAAAGTGTTAAAGCTATTAGATTTCAAACTCCACAATTAAGATTGGCTTTGTCTATTTTATATGATTCTTGTGTTAATGATGCAAAGTCAAAGAGTGAGGCTGAGTCTTTGTATAATGCACTTGGGAGTTTTGAGTTCTTGCTTGGTATAGTTATTTGGTATGATATTTTGTTTGTTATAAATATGGTAAGCAAGAAATTGCAATCTAAGTCTATGTGTATTGACATCACCATAGAACAAGTCCAAGGTATATTGTCATATTTTGAAAAGTTTAGAGATGAAGGATTCACTTCTAGTATGAACATTGCTAAAAGTATTGCACTTAAGATGGATGTAGAGCCTACACTTCCGACAAAGCGTCGTGTTATTAGAAAAAGACATTTTGATGAAACTAATCAAGACGATGAACAAAATAAGTCTCCTGAAGAGTTATTTAAACATGagtatttttttgttgttgttgatatggCTATTACTTCTTTAAAAACCATATTTGAGCAATTAAAAACTTTTGAAAGTATTTTAGGATTTTTGTTTGATTCAAACAAGTTAAAGTCATTGGATGAAAATGAATTAAGAGGACGTTGTGTTACTTTTCACTCTACTTACACGTCCGACGTTGATTTAAATGATCTTTACTCTGAACTGAAAGTGATACAATCTACCTTGCCAAATAAACTAATGTCGGCTACTGAAATTCTTGAGTTTGTTATAAGTGCAGATTGTTATCCTAATGCTTCAATCGCTTATAGAATTTTTTAA